From the genome of Phytohabitans rumicis, one region includes:
- the alr gene encoding alanine racemase, whose protein sequence is MLQAEVRVDLDAIRHNVARLRAGTSAELMAVVKGDGYGHGMLPVARAALDSGASWLGVCTLDEALTLRRAGITAPVLAWLLVPGLPLHEGVAAGVDLGTGSLLQLREMVEAAHLAGRPARVHLKIDTGLARGGATPADWPALVEAAAKAEADGSVEVVGVFSHFVYADAPGHETIDQQLDVFHEGLATAERLGVTPRLRHIANSAATLTRPDAHLDLVRPGIAVYGLTPLSRSDTDRLSPGERFGLRPAMTARARVMLTKRVPAGQGVSYGHTYHTERETTLAVVPLGYADGVPRHASSSGPIELGGKVRRIAGRVCMDQVVLDCGDDPVAAGDVATLFGTGEHGGPTADDWAEAVGTINYEIVTRFGSTRVPRVYTGAGAPA, encoded by the coding sequence ATGTTGCAAGCCGAGGTCCGTGTCGATCTTGACGCGATCCGCCACAACGTGGCGCGGTTGCGCGCCGGCACCAGCGCCGAGCTGATGGCCGTGGTCAAGGGCGACGGGTACGGACACGGCATGTTGCCGGTGGCTCGAGCGGCTCTCGACTCGGGCGCGAGCTGGCTCGGCGTCTGCACGCTCGACGAGGCGCTGACGCTGCGGCGCGCCGGCATCACCGCACCGGTGCTCGCGTGGCTACTGGTCCCCGGCCTGCCGCTGCACGAAGGCGTCGCGGCCGGGGTCGACCTCGGCACCGGCAGCCTGCTCCAGCTGCGCGAGATGGTCGAGGCGGCGCACCTCGCGGGCCGGCCCGCCCGCGTACACCTGAAGATCGACACCGGGCTCGCGCGCGGCGGCGCGACACCGGCCGACTGGCCGGCGCTGGTCGAGGCCGCCGCGAAGGCCGAGGCCGACGGCTCGGTCGAGGTGGTCGGGGTGTTCAGCCATTTCGTGTACGCGGACGCGCCCGGCCACGAAACCATCGATCAGCAGCTGGACGTCTTCCACGAGGGTCTGGCGACCGCCGAGCGCCTCGGGGTGACCCCGCGCCTGCGACACATCGCCAACTCGGCGGCCACGCTCACCCGGCCCGACGCCCACCTCGACCTGGTCCGCCCGGGGATCGCGGTCTACGGGCTGACACCGTTGTCGCGGAGCGACACAGATCGGCTCAGCCCGGGGGAGCGCTTCGGGCTGCGGCCGGCCATGACCGCCCGCGCCCGGGTCATGCTCACCAAGCGGGTGCCGGCCGGCCAGGGCGTCTCGTACGGCCACACGTACCACACCGAGCGGGAGACGACGCTCGCCGTCGTGCCGCTCGGGTACGCCGACGGGGTCCCGCGGCACGCCTCCAGCAGCGGCCCGATCGAGCTGGGCGGCAAGGTACGCCGGATCGCCGGCCGGGTCTGCATGGACCAGGTGGTGCTGGACTGCGGCGACGACCCGGTCGCGGCCGGCGACGTGGCCACCCTCTTCGGCACCGGCGAGCACGGCGGGCCGACCGCCGACGACTGGGCCGAGGCGGTCGGCACGATCAACTACGAGATCGTCACCCGCTTCGGCAGCACCCGCGTGCCACGCGTCTACACCGGCGCCGGAGCTCCCGCATGA
- a CDS encoding glycosyltransferase family 2 protein: MRLSVVVPCFNEEASVERLHAAVTAATASLGAEIEIVFVDDGSDDGTLVALRGLAARDSSVRYTSLSRNFGKEAAMLAGLERASGDAVVIMDADLQHPPHLLPRMLELFEQGYDQVIACRDRRGDQFFRTLASRTFYRMVNKLVDVQLVDGAGDFRLLSRRAVDAVLSLPEYNRFSKGLYSWIGFNTVVFAYTNEARQGGRSKWTIGKLFNYALDGLLSFNNRPLRLAIYGGLALTLLAVTYMTWVVISAFARGIDMPGYTTIIVSVIGLGGIQMMILGIIGEYIGRLYYETKRRPHYLAKETEMSPVQPASARRPT; this comes from the coding sequence ATGCGCCTGTCGGTCGTCGTGCCCTGCTTCAACGAGGAGGCTTCCGTTGAGCGGCTCCACGCTGCTGTGACGGCGGCCACCGCCTCGCTGGGGGCCGAGATCGAAATCGTGTTCGTCGATGACGGGAGCGACGACGGCACGCTGGTGGCGCTGCGCGGGCTCGCCGCTCGGGACAGCTCGGTCCGGTACACGTCGCTGAGCCGCAACTTCGGCAAGGAGGCGGCGATGCTGGCCGGCCTGGAGCGGGCCAGCGGCGACGCGGTCGTGATCATGGATGCCGACCTGCAGCACCCGCCGCACCTGCTGCCCCGGATGCTGGAGCTCTTCGAGCAGGGGTACGACCAGGTCATCGCCTGCCGCGACCGGCGTGGCGACCAGTTCTTCCGCACGCTCGCCTCGCGCACCTTCTACCGCATGGTCAACAAGCTGGTCGACGTGCAGTTGGTCGACGGGGCCGGCGACTTCCGGCTGCTGTCCCGGCGGGCCGTCGACGCGGTGCTCTCGCTGCCCGAGTACAACCGCTTCTCCAAGGGCCTGTACTCGTGGATCGGCTTCAACACGGTGGTGTTCGCGTACACCAACGAGGCCCGGCAGGGCGGCCGCAGCAAGTGGACGATCGGCAAGCTCTTCAACTACGCGCTGGACGGGCTGCTGTCGTTCAACAACCGGCCGCTGCGGTTGGCGATCTACGGCGGGCTGGCGCTCACGCTGCTGGCCGTCACGTACATGACGTGGGTCGTGATCAGCGCGTTCGCGCGGGGCATCGACATGCCCGGTTACACCACGATCATCGTAAGCGTGATCGGGCTGGGCGGCATCCAGATGATGATCCTCGGCATCATCGGCGAGTACATCGGCCGGCTCTACTACGAGACCAAACGGCGCCCGCACTACCTCGCCAAAGAGACCGAAATGTCCCCGGTGCAGCCCGCGAGCGCCCGCCGCCCTACCTGA
- a CDS encoding cupin domain-containing protein, with amino-acid sequence MKGIEVKTFDKPDETRPFEGNGYADFVMAGGRTVARGTFEPGWRWSQNVKPIVGGDSCQVSHLVYVLEGRMRIHMNDGSEQELTPGEVAAIPPGHDAEVVGSEACVALDFGEIAEYAKPK; translated from the coding sequence GTGAAGGGCATCGAGGTCAAGACCTTTGACAAGCCAGACGAGACGCGCCCGTTCGAGGGCAACGGATACGCCGACTTCGTCATGGCCGGCGGCCGGACGGTAGCGCGAGGCACGTTCGAGCCGGGCTGGCGCTGGTCACAGAACGTCAAGCCGATCGTGGGCGGGGACTCCTGTCAGGTCTCGCACCTCGTCTACGTGCTGGAAGGGCGGATGCGGATCCACATGAACGACGGCAGCGAGCAGGAGCTGACGCCGGGCGAGGTGGCCGCGATCCCACCAGGACACGACGCCGAGGTGGTCGGCAGCGAGGCATGCGTGGCCCTCGACTTCGGCGAGATCGCGGAATACGCCAAACCTAAGTAG
- a CDS encoding NAD(P)H-hydrate dehydratase, producing the protein MRHAWRANDVRAAEEALMRTVPEGALMERAAAGLARRCALLLAERGGVYGARVLLLIGAGNNGGDALFAGARLAGRGAVVRAVLLAPDRVHRAGLEAFQRAGGRVVDTVPPDVDLAVDGIVGLGGSGGLRPNAEAAVQLLAARRTTVVAVDIPSGVDVDTGGVRGPAVRADVTVTFGCLKPALVVGPAAAYAGEVELVDIGLGPWLKAEPALAVPEWSDIVSWWPKLGPTSEKYTRGVVGIATGSATYPGAAVLSVGGALAGPAGLVRYAGTAAGHVLRQHPSAIATKRVAEAGRVQAWVCGSGLGTDDAAATEVRSVLATSLPVVLDADALTLLVNGAMADQLRGRDAPIVVTPHDREFARLAGGEPGDDRVGAALQLASWMNATVLLKGDRTIVATPAGSAWANPTGTPALATGGTGDVLAGLLGSLLAARLSPERAAVAAAYLHGLAGREAARRGPVTAPDVAAALKDVVPLGGAT; encoded by the coding sequence GTGAGGCATGCGTGGCGGGCCAACGACGTGCGGGCGGCCGAAGAGGCGCTGATGCGTACCGTGCCGGAGGGAGCGCTCATGGAGCGCGCCGCCGCCGGGCTCGCCCGCCGCTGCGCGCTCCTGCTCGCCGAGCGCGGCGGGGTGTACGGCGCCCGGGTCCTGCTCCTCATCGGTGCGGGCAACAACGGCGGGGACGCGCTTTTCGCCGGTGCCCGGCTCGCGGGCCGGGGCGCCGTCGTACGGGCGGTGCTGCTGGCGCCGGACCGGGTGCACCGGGCCGGGCTGGAGGCGTTCCAGCGGGCCGGCGGCCGGGTGGTGGACACCGTGCCACCGGACGTCGATCTCGCCGTCGACGGGATCGTCGGACTGGGCGGCTCCGGCGGGCTGCGCCCCAACGCGGAGGCGGCGGTCCAACTCCTGGCGGCCCGCCGTACGACGGTGGTCGCCGTCGACATCCCCAGCGGCGTGGACGTGGACACCGGTGGCGTCCGCGGGCCGGCGGTACGCGCGGATGTGACCGTCACGTTCGGCTGCCTCAAGCCGGCGCTGGTGGTCGGCCCGGCCGCGGCGTACGCGGGCGAGGTGGAACTCGTCGACATCGGGCTCGGTCCGTGGCTGAAGGCGGAACCGGCGCTGGCCGTACCCGAATGGTCCGACATCGTCTCGTGGTGGCCGAAGCTCGGCCCGACGTCGGAGAAGTACACGCGCGGCGTGGTCGGGATCGCGACCGGCTCCGCGACGTACCCGGGCGCCGCGGTGCTCTCGGTCGGCGGCGCCCTCGCCGGACCGGCGGGCCTGGTCCGGTACGCCGGCACCGCGGCGGGGCACGTGCTGCGCCAGCACCCGTCCGCGATCGCCACGAAGCGGGTCGCCGAGGCGGGCCGGGTACAGGCGTGGGTCTGCGGCTCCGGCCTGGGTACGGACGACGCCGCCGCGACCGAGGTGCGCTCGGTGCTCGCCACGTCGCTGCCGGTGGTGCTGGACGCCGACGCGCTGACGCTCCTGGTCAACGGCGCGATGGCCGACCAGTTGCGGGGCCGGGACGCGCCCATCGTGGTGACCCCGCACGACCGGGAGTTCGCCCGGCTGGCCGGCGGGGAGCCCGGCGACGACCGGGTCGGCGCCGCGCTCCAGCTCGCCTCCTGGATGAACGCGACCGTCCTGCTCAAGGGCGACCGCACGATCGTCGCCACGCCGGCCGGGAGCGCCTGGGCCAACCCGACCGGTACGCCGGCGCTGGCCACCGGCGGCACCGGCGACGTGCTCGCCGGGTTGCTCGGCTCGCTGCTCGCGGCCCGGCTCTCCCCGGAGCGGGCCGCGGTCGCGGCGGCGTACCTGCACGGCCTGGCCGGTCGTGAGGCGGCCCGGCGCGGTCCGGTGACCGCGCCAGACGTCGCCGCCGCGCTGAAGGACGTCGTCCCGCTGGGCGGAGCTACTTAG
- a CDS encoding holo-ACP synthase — MIVSVGIDVVLVDRFIRALARTPLLADRLFTEAERFTASGNPRSPESLAARFAAKEAVAKALGAPVGLRWHDCEIVTDPDGRPWLTVSGTVAAVATDRGITRWHLSLSHDGGIASAMVVAERLPEDVRAQ, encoded by the coding sequence GTGATCGTGTCTGTCGGCATCGACGTGGTCCTGGTCGACCGGTTCATCCGCGCGCTCGCCCGTACCCCGTTGCTGGCAGACCGGCTCTTCACCGAGGCGGAGCGGTTCACGGCGTCGGGCAACCCGCGCTCGCCCGAGTCCTTGGCCGCCCGGTTCGCGGCCAAGGAGGCGGTCGCCAAGGCGCTGGGCGCTCCGGTCGGGCTGCGCTGGCACGACTGCGAGATCGTCACCGACCCGGACGGCCGGCCGTGGCTCACCGTGTCCGGCACGGTCGCGGCGGTGGCGACCGACCGCGGGATCACTCGCTGGCACCTGTCGCTCTCCCACGACGGCGGCATCGCGTCCGCCATGGTGGTCGCGGAACGGCTCCCGGAGGACGTGAGGGCCCAGTGA
- the glmS gene encoding glutamine--fructose-6-phosphate transaminase (isomerizing) has product MCGIVGYVGTRPALGIVLDGLRRLEYRGYDSAGVAVVNGDQLLTDKRAGKLANLEKSLAETPTDGIGEGTTGIGHTRWATHGGPTDRNAHPHVSRDGRVAVIHNGIIENFAKLRADLEAGGVEFSSDTDTECVAHLLAAELADLPGLGPQALAAAMRRVCQRLEGAFTLLAVDTQAPEAVVGARRNSPLVVGRGKGENYLASDVSAFIEHTREAVELGQDQVVLITPEGIEITDFDGQPADGKDFHIDWDASAAEKGGYDYFMLKEIAEQPSAVADTLLGRLKETGEIILDEVRLTDQDLRDVDKVFIVACGTAYHAGLVAKYAIEHWTRIPCEVELASEFRYRDPVLDRSTLVVAISQSGETMDTLMALRHAKEQKARVLAICNTNGSTIPRESDAVLYTHAGPEIAVASTKAFLTQLVACYLVGLHLAQVRGIKYADEVAAVVAQLQEMPGKVQEVLATMEPVRALARSLAEAKSVLFIGRHVGYPVALEGALKLKELAYMHAEGFAAGELKHGPIALIDEGCPVVCVVPSPAGRGVLHDKIVSNIQEIRARGAQTIVIAEEGDDAVVPYADHLVRVPRTPTLLAPLVTTVPLQVLACEIAATRGHDVDQPRNLAKSVTVE; this is encoded by the coding sequence ATGTGTGGAATCGTGGGCTACGTCGGCACCCGGCCGGCGCTGGGGATCGTGCTGGACGGGCTGCGGCGGCTGGAGTACCGCGGGTATGACTCCGCCGGCGTCGCCGTGGTCAATGGCGACCAACTGCTGACCGACAAGCGGGCCGGCAAGCTGGCCAACCTCGAAAAGAGCCTGGCGGAGACCCCGACGGACGGCATCGGCGAGGGCACCACCGGCATCGGGCACACCCGTTGGGCCACCCACGGTGGTCCCACCGACCGTAACGCCCACCCGCACGTGTCCCGCGACGGCCGGGTCGCCGTCATCCACAACGGGATCATCGAAAACTTCGCCAAGCTGCGTGCCGACCTGGAGGCCGGCGGCGTCGAGTTCAGCAGCGACACCGACACCGAGTGCGTCGCGCACCTGCTGGCCGCCGAGCTGGCCGACCTTCCCGGGCTGGGCCCGCAGGCGCTGGCGGCCGCCATGCGCCGGGTCTGCCAGCGGCTGGAGGGTGCGTTCACGCTGCTCGCCGTGGACACCCAGGCGCCCGAGGCGGTGGTCGGTGCGCGGCGCAACTCGCCGCTGGTGGTGGGCCGCGGAAAGGGCGAGAATTACCTGGCCAGCGACGTGTCCGCGTTCATCGAGCACACCCGGGAAGCGGTGGAGCTGGGCCAGGACCAGGTCGTGCTCATCACTCCCGAGGGCATCGAGATCACCGACTTCGACGGCCAGCCTGCCGACGGCAAGGACTTCCACATCGACTGGGACGCGTCCGCCGCCGAAAAGGGTGGCTACGACTACTTCATGCTCAAGGAGATCGCCGAGCAGCCGAGCGCGGTCGCCGACACGCTGCTGGGCCGGCTCAAGGAGACCGGCGAGATCATCCTGGACGAGGTCCGCCTCACCGACCAGGACCTGCGCGACGTCGACAAGGTCTTCATCGTGGCGTGCGGCACGGCGTACCACGCCGGGCTCGTCGCGAAGTACGCCATCGAGCACTGGACCAGGATCCCGTGCGAGGTGGAGCTGGCCAGCGAGTTCCGCTACCGCGACCCGGTGCTCGACCGGTCCACGCTGGTCGTGGCGATCAGCCAGTCCGGCGAGACGATGGACACGCTGATGGCGCTGCGGCACGCCAAGGAGCAGAAGGCGCGCGTCCTGGCCATCTGCAACACCAACGGTTCCACGATCCCGCGCGAGTCCGACGCCGTCCTTTACACGCACGCCGGGCCGGAGATCGCGGTGGCGTCGACCAAGGCGTTCCTGACCCAGCTCGTGGCGTGCTACCTGGTCGGGCTGCACCTGGCGCAGGTGCGCGGCATCAAGTACGCCGACGAGGTGGCCGCCGTCGTCGCCCAGCTCCAGGAGATGCCGGGCAAGGTGCAGGAGGTCCTGGCCACCATGGAGCCGGTACGGGCGCTGGCGCGGTCGCTGGCCGAGGCGAAGAGCGTGCTCTTCATCGGACGCCACGTCGGCTACCCGGTGGCCCTGGAGGGCGCCCTCAAGCTCAAGGAGCTGGCGTACATGCACGCCGAGGGGTTCGCCGCCGGCGAGCTGAAGCACGGCCCGATCGCGCTGATCGACGAGGGCTGCCCGGTGGTGTGCGTGGTGCCGTCGCCGGCCGGCCGCGGGGTGCTGCACGACAAGATCGTGTCGAACATCCAGGAGATCCGGGCCCGGGGCGCGCAGACGATCGTCATCGCCGAGGAGGGCGACGACGCGGTCGTGCCGTACGCGGACCACCTGGTCCGGGTGCCGCGCACGCCGACGCTGCTCGCCCCGCTGGTGACCACCGTGCCGCTACAGGTCCTCGCCTGCGAGATCGCCGCCACCCGGGGCCACGATGTGGACCAGCCACGCAACCTGGCCAAGTCGGTCACAGTGGAATAG
- a CDS encoding MmpS family transport accessory protein, with translation MTYPPTYSYEQPAATPPNRSNGPLLAIVIALAVLLVGGAGVTGVLLLRNGDGGNQGSGVTPSADTPVTTRSETSRDDGEGEGKVVVYEVSGDGPVSIVYLKEDGRSLAPAKDTDLPWRLELTLEKDAVAVTVTAIRRAGGDGEVTCRITVDGKEVAKRTAKGTFATASCNKLLL, from the coding sequence ATGACGTACCCGCCGACGTACTCGTACGAGCAGCCCGCCGCGACCCCACCGAACCGGTCCAACGGCCCGCTCCTCGCGATCGTGATCGCCCTCGCGGTGCTCCTCGTCGGCGGCGCGGGCGTGACCGGCGTCCTGCTGCTGCGCAACGGCGATGGCGGCAACCAGGGCAGCGGCGTCACCCCGAGCGCGGACACCCCGGTCACCACCAGGTCCGAAACGTCCCGCGACGACGGCGAAGGCGAGGGCAAGGTCGTCGTGTACGAGGTGAGCGGCGACGGCCCGGTGAGCATCGTCTACCTCAAGGAGGACGGCCGGAGCCTGGCCCCGGCCAAGGACACCGACCTGCCGTGGCGCCTGGAACTGACCCTGGAAAAGGACGCCGTCGCCGTGACGGTGACCGCGATCCGCCGAGCCGGCGGCGACGGCGAGGTCACCTGCCGCATCACGGTAGACGGCAAGGAGGTAGCCAAACGCACCGCCAAAGGCACCTTCGCCACGGCGAGCTGCAACAAACTCCTCCTCTAG
- a CDS encoding pyridoxal phosphate-dependent aminotransferase, whose amino-acid sequence MTTTGSDPGVSRMRAFGTTIFAEMSALAVRTGAVNLGQGFPDTDGPPEMLEAAAEALRTGHNQYPPGPGIPALRAAIAAHQQRFWDLAYDPDGEVIVTAGATEAVAAAILGLCEPGDEVVCFEPYYDSYAASIALAGAVRRPVTLRPSAGGSYAFDPDALRAAFGPRTRLVLLNSPHNPTGKVFTRDELTLIAELCQEHGVYAVTDEVYEHLAFTDAAAPHIPLATLPGMRARTLRISSAGKTFSCTGWKIGWASGPADLVAATLRVKQFLTFVNGAPLQPAVAVALGLPDSYYEGFRASLQERRDQLVAGLTDAGFGVLPSEGTYFVTTDITPLGGTDGMEFCRTLPERCGVVAVPTQVFYDDADAGRTLVRFAFCKREEVIADAVDRLRQS is encoded by the coding sequence GTGACGACGACGGGTTCTGACCCCGGGGTTAGCCGCATGCGGGCCTTCGGGACGACGATCTTCGCGGAGATGTCGGCGCTCGCCGTACGCACCGGCGCGGTCAACCTGGGCCAGGGCTTCCCCGACACCGACGGGCCGCCCGAGATGCTCGAAGCGGCCGCCGAGGCGCTGCGCACCGGCCACAACCAGTACCCGCCCGGCCCTGGCATCCCGGCGTTGCGCGCGGCGATCGCCGCCCACCAGCAGCGGTTCTGGGACCTGGCGTACGACCCGGACGGCGAGGTGATCGTCACCGCCGGCGCCACCGAGGCGGTCGCCGCGGCGATCCTCGGGCTGTGCGAGCCGGGCGACGAGGTGGTGTGCTTCGAGCCGTACTACGACTCGTACGCGGCGTCGATCGCGCTCGCCGGTGCGGTGCGCCGCCCGGTGACCCTGCGTCCCTCCGCCGGGGGCAGCTACGCCTTCGACCCGGACGCGCTGCGGGCGGCGTTCGGCCCGCGTACCCGGCTGGTGCTGCTCAACTCGCCGCACAACCCGACGGGCAAGGTCTTCACCCGGGACGAGCTGACCCTGATCGCCGAGCTGTGCCAGGAGCACGGCGTGTACGCGGTGACCGACGAGGTGTACGAGCACCTGGCCTTCACCGACGCCGCGGCACCACACATCCCACTGGCCACCCTGCCCGGCATGCGTGCGCGCACCCTGCGCATCTCGTCGGCGGGCAAGACGTTCTCCTGCACCGGCTGGAAGATCGGCTGGGCGAGCGGCCCGGCCGACCTGGTCGCCGCGACGCTGCGGGTCAAGCAGTTCCTCACGTTCGTCAACGGGGCGCCGCTACAGCCGGCCGTCGCGGTGGCCCTCGGCCTGCCGGACAGCTACTACGAGGGCTTCCGGGCGAGCCTCCAGGAGCGCCGCGACCAACTCGTCGCCGGGCTCACCGACGCGGGGTTCGGGGTCCTGCCGTCCGAGGGCACGTACTTCGTGACCACCGACATCACGCCGCTGGGCGGGACGGACGGCATGGAGTTCTGCCGGACGTTGCCCGAACGCTGTGGCGTGGTCGCCGTGCCGACCCAGGTCTTCTACGACGACGCTGACGCGGGTCGCACGTTGGTGCGATTCGCCTTCTGCAAGCGCGAAGAGGTCATCGCCGACGCCGTGGACCGCCTCCGTCAAAGCTAG
- the glmM gene encoding phosphoglucosamine mutase yields MARLFGTDGVRGKANADLTPELAMAVAVAAAHTLAESDRSHPPLAVVGRDPRASGEMLEAAVVAGLASAGANVVRVGVLPTPGVAYLVGEAKADLGVMLSASHNPMPDNGIKLFAAGGHKLPDEVEHVIEAAVADGTAWKRPTGAGVGRVHDLLDGAEHYIQHLVSTVPHRLDGLRVVVDCANGAASDVAPTAYREAGAEVIAIHAEPDGLNINDGCGSTHLEPLKAAVREHQAHLGIAHDGDADRCLAVTAEGDEVDGDQIMAILALAMRDGGGLTADTLVATVMSNLGLRLAMSKAGIRLIETKVGDRYVLEELRASALALGGEQSGHIVMPAYATTGDGVLTGLHLMSRLAATGRSLGELAAVVTKLPQVLINVPVTDRTAGATAPAVVAAAAEAEAELGETGRILLRPSGTEPLVRVMVEAETLERAQLVAERVAAVVRTI; encoded by the coding sequence ATGGCGCGTCTGTTCGGCACCGACGGGGTACGGGGCAAGGCGAACGCCGACCTCACTCCCGAGCTCGCGATGGCGGTCGCGGTGGCCGCCGCCCACACCCTCGCCGAGTCGGACCGCAGCCACCCGCCGCTCGCCGTCGTGGGCCGCGACCCGCGGGCCAGCGGCGAGATGCTGGAAGCGGCAGTGGTCGCCGGACTGGCCAGCGCGGGCGCCAACGTGGTCCGGGTCGGGGTGCTGCCGACGCCCGGCGTGGCGTACCTGGTCGGCGAGGCCAAGGCCGACCTCGGCGTGATGCTCTCCGCCTCGCACAACCCGATGCCCGACAACGGGATCAAGCTCTTCGCCGCCGGCGGGCACAAGCTCCCCGACGAGGTCGAGCACGTGATCGAGGCGGCGGTCGCCGATGGTACGGCGTGGAAGCGGCCCACCGGTGCCGGCGTCGGGCGGGTGCACGACCTGCTCGACGGCGCGGAGCACTACATCCAGCACCTCGTGAGCACCGTGCCGCACCGGCTCGACGGGCTGCGCGTCGTGGTCGACTGTGCGAACGGGGCCGCCTCCGACGTCGCCCCGACCGCGTACCGGGAGGCCGGCGCGGAGGTTATCGCCATCCACGCCGAGCCGGACGGGCTCAACATCAACGACGGCTGCGGCTCGACCCACCTGGAGCCGCTCAAGGCCGCGGTACGCGAGCACCAGGCCCACCTCGGCATCGCGCACGACGGCGACGCCGACCGCTGCCTGGCCGTCACCGCCGAGGGCGACGAGGTCGACGGCGACCAGATCATGGCGATCCTCGCGCTGGCCATGCGGGACGGCGGCGGGCTGACCGCCGACACGCTCGTCGCGACCGTGATGAGCAACCTCGGCCTGCGCCTCGCGATGTCGAAGGCGGGCATCCGGCTGATCGAGACCAAGGTCGGCGACCGGTACGTCCTGGAGGAGCTGCGCGCCTCCGCCCTCGCCCTGGGCGGCGAGCAGAGCGGGCACATCGTGATGCCGGCGTACGCGACGACCGGCGACGGCGTACTCACCGGGCTGCACCTGATGTCCCGGCTGGCCGCCACCGGCCGCTCGCTGGGTGAGCTGGCCGCGGTGGTGACCAAGCTCCCGCAGGTGCTGATCAACGTCCCGGTCACCGACCGCACTGCGGGCGCGACCGCCCCCGCCGTGGTGGCCGCCGCCGCGGAGGCCGAGGCCGAGCTGGGCGAAACGGGACGAATCCTCCTCCGTCCGTCGGGCACCGAACCCCTGGTCCGCGTAATGGTCGAGGCGGAAACCCTGGAGCGGGCGCAGCTTGTAGCGGAACGCGTAGCCGCGGTGGTCCGCACCATCTAG
- the rpsI gene encoding 30S ribosomal protein S9, whose protein sequence is MTDTIVPTPAPPAVETAPVPAARVPRGDRPIQTVGRRKEAIVRVRIVPGTGKITCNGRELEEYFPSKVHQQLIKEPLVTAEKPEVFDVIANLRGGGITGQAGALRLGIARALCVNDLDDRPALKKAGFLTRDARVKESKKYGLKKARKAPQYSKR, encoded by the coding sequence ATGACCGACACCATCGTCCCGACCCCGGCCCCGCCGGCCGTCGAGACCGCTCCGGTGCCCGCCGCCCGCGTGCCCCGTGGTGACCGTCCCATCCAAACTGTGGGCCGCCGCAAGGAGGCCATCGTCCGGGTCCGCATCGTGCCCGGCACCGGCAAGATCACCTGCAACGGCCGGGAGCTCGAGGAGTACTTCCCGAGCAAGGTGCACCAGCAGCTGATCAAAGAGCCGCTGGTGACCGCGGAGAAGCCCGAGGTCTTCGACGTGATTGCCAACCTGCGTGGTGGCGGCATCACCGGTCAGGCCGGCGCACTCCGCCTGGGCATCGCCCGCGCGCTCTGCGTCAACGACCTCGACGACCGTCCAGCCCTGAAGAAGGCCGGCTTCCTCACCCGTGACGCCCGCGTCAAGGAGAGCAAGAAGTACGGTCTCAAGAAGGCCCGCAAGGCTCCTCAGTACTCCAAGCGCTGA
- the rplM gene encoding 50S ribosomal protein L13 → MRTYSPKPGEIERQWHVIDASDVVLGRLATHAATLLRGKHKPTFAPHVDTGDFVVIVNAGKVALTGNKRQTKVAYRHSGYPGGLKQIGYDELLTKRPERAIELAVRGMLPHNRLGRKLIKKLKVYAGTDHPHAAQQPVPFEIKQIAQ, encoded by the coding sequence GTGCGTACGTACAGCCCGAAGCCGGGTGAGATCGAGCGGCAGTGGCACGTCATCGACGCCTCTGACGTCGTGCTGGGTCGTCTGGCGACCCACGCCGCCACGCTCCTGCGCGGCAAGCACAAGCCCACCTTCGCGCCGCACGTCGACACCGGTGACTTCGTGGTGATCGTCAACGCGGGCAAGGTGGCCCTGACCGGCAACAAGCGTCAGACCAAGGTCGCCTACCGGCACTCCGGCTACCCGGGCGGCCTGAAGCAGATCGGCTACGACGAGCTGCTGACCAAGCGTCCCGAGCGGGCCATCGAGTTGGCCGTCCGGGGCATGCTGCCGCACAACCGGCTCGGCCGGAAGCTGATCAAGAAGCTCAAGGTCTACGCCGGCACGGACCACCCGCACGCCGCGCAGCAGCCGGTGCCGTTCGAGATCAAGCAGATCGCGCAGTGA